The following coding sequences lie in one Methylotuvimicrobium alcaliphilum 20Z genomic window:
- a CDS encoding response regulator, which translates to MTDPESPSERVLLLVDDEINIVKALKRSLRRDGYQILTANSGAEGLELLGRQRVGVIVSDQRMPHMTGAEFLSEVKVLYPDTMRIMLSGYTDLESVTNAINEGAIYKFLTKPWEDDLLRDNIRIAFEHYEMAFDNRRLTAELQSANEELQQFNRELERQVKEKTREIIRNVNLLQVSQEILEHLPVAVVGIDEQGMIAVSNHESDKMLLGPSVGGLVGLQASKVMPSEVMNWVEQCFGGVLPDNNTARILTLGGVETTVSVRAMGYSSGARGVIVVLIQV; encoded by the coding sequence ATGACTGACCCCGAATCGCCATCGGAGCGTGTGCTCTTACTCGTCGACGACGAAATCAATATCGTCAAAGCTTTGAAACGGTCCTTGCGTAGAGATGGTTATCAAATTTTGACGGCCAATAGCGGTGCCGAAGGATTGGAACTATTGGGTCGACAACGCGTAGGAGTTATCGTTTCCGACCAACGCATGCCGCACATGACCGGTGCCGAGTTTTTAAGCGAAGTTAAAGTTCTTTACCCCGACACGATGCGTATCATGTTGTCCGGGTACACCGACTTGGAATCGGTCACCAATGCGATCAATGAAGGAGCGATTTATAAATTTTTGACCAAGCCGTGGGAAGACGATTTGTTGCGGGATAATATCCGCATAGCGTTTGAGCATTATGAGATGGCTTTCGACAATCGGCGATTGACCGCCGAGTTGCAAAGCGCTAACGAGGAACTCCAGCAATTCAACCGGGAGTTGGAGCGCCAGGTCAAAGAAAAAACGCGGGAAATTATTCGCAATGTCAATTTGCTGCAGGTATCGCAAGAAATACTCGAGCATTTGCCGGTAGCGGTGGTGGGTATCGATGAGCAAGGCATGATAGCCGTCTCGAACCATGAATCGGACAAAATGCTACTCGGTCCGTCCGTCGGCGGACTGGTCGGATTGCAAGCCAGCAAGGTAATGCCGTCGGAAGTCATGAACTGGGTAGAGCAATGTTTCGGCGGCGTTTTACCGGATAATAATACCGCTCGGATTTTAACTCTAGGAGGCGTCGAGACGACGGTTTCGGTGCGGGCGATGGGCTATTCCAGCGGCGCCAGAGGTGTTATTGTTGTGTTAATCCAGGTTTAA